Proteins found in one Luteimonas chenhongjianii genomic segment:
- a CDS encoding FAD-dependent oxidoreductase has protein sequence MNAPARHLTIIGAGLAGALLGILLRRRGWDVDLYEKRGDPRVQGYGGGRSINLALAERGRHALRAADADDAVMRHAIMMRGRMVHVGDTEPVLQRYGRDDDEVIWSVHRGDLNIVLLDLAEAAGARLHFDAGLDSVNFDSRRAVFRDPRDRSTREVPFQALVGADGAGSALRAAMHRVHDLGQRSDFLDHGYKELEIPPRGDGGFRIEPNALHIWPRGHYMCIALPNDEKTFTVTLFLPHQAGADGGPAFDQLGDVDAARAFFERDFPSALALIPDFDRDWAGNPVGQLATLYLERWHLDGRAVLLGDAAHAMVPFHGQGMNCAFEDCVALAGHLDANADLATAFAAFEAERKPDAAAIQRMALDNYLEMRDRVDDADYLLQRELELALQDRHPGRFVPHYAMVTFMRIPYSLAMRRTDVQRGILERATAGHASLAALDWNAIDAEVLAQLTPLEDVPA, from the coding sequence GTGAACGCACCCGCGCGCCATCTGACGATCATCGGCGCGGGCCTGGCCGGCGCCCTGCTCGGCATCCTGCTGCGGCGTCGCGGCTGGGACGTGGATCTGTACGAGAAGCGCGGCGATCCCCGCGTGCAGGGCTACGGCGGCGGCCGTTCGATCAATCTGGCCCTGGCCGAACGTGGCCGGCATGCCCTGCGCGCCGCCGATGCGGACGACGCGGTGATGCGCCACGCGATCATGATGCGCGGCCGCATGGTGCATGTGGGCGACACCGAGCCGGTGCTGCAGCGTTACGGTCGCGACGACGACGAGGTGATCTGGTCGGTGCACCGCGGCGACCTCAACATCGTGCTGCTCGATCTGGCCGAGGCGGCGGGTGCGCGGCTGCACTTCGATGCGGGCCTCGACTCCGTCAACTTCGATTCGCGGCGCGCGGTCTTCCGTGATCCGCGCGACCGCAGCACGCGGGAAGTGCCGTTCCAGGCGCTGGTCGGCGCCGATGGCGCGGGTTCGGCGCTGCGCGCGGCGATGCACCGCGTGCACGATCTCGGGCAGCGCAGCGATTTCCTCGACCACGGCTACAAGGAACTCGAGATCCCGCCACGCGGCGACGGCGGCTTCCGCATCGAACCCAATGCGTTGCACATCTGGCCGCGCGGGCACTACATGTGCATCGCGCTGCCCAACGACGAGAAGACCTTCACCGTCACCCTGTTCCTGCCGCACCAGGCCGGCGCGGACGGCGGGCCGGCGTTCGACCAGCTGGGCGATGTCGATGCGGCGCGCGCGTTCTTCGAACGCGACTTTCCGTCCGCGCTGGCCCTGATTCCCGACTTCGACCGCGACTGGGCCGGCAACCCGGTCGGCCAGCTGGCCACGCTGTATCTGGAGCGCTGGCATCTCGACGGCCGTGCGGTGCTGCTGGGCGACGCCGCGCACGCGATGGTGCCGTTCCACGGCCAGGGCATGAATTGCGCGTTCGAGGACTGTGTGGCGCTGGCCGGACACCTCGATGCGAACGCCGACCTCGCGACCGCGTTCGCCGCGTTCGAGGCCGAACGCAAACCCGATGCCGCGGCGATCCAGCGCATGGCGCTCGACAACTACCTGGAGATGCGCGACCGCGTCGACGATGCCGACTACCTGCTGCAGCGCGAGCTCGAACTCGCGCTGCAGGACCGTCACCCCGGCCGCTTCGTGCCGCACTACGCCATGGTCACCTTCATGCGCATCCCCTATTCGCTGGCGATGCGCCGCACCGACGTCCAGCGCGGCATCCTCGAACGGGCCACCGCCGGGCATGCCTCACTCGCGGCGCTGGACTGGAACGCGATCGATGCCGAAGTGCTCGCGCAACTGACGCCGCTCGAGGACGTGCCCGCGTGA
- the kynU gene encoding kynureninase, which yields MTDPQTLFSDDYAAAADAADPLQRFRAQFHLPRFGEVEQAYFVGNSLGLQPRGARAQVEDVLDKWAMEAVEGHFRGNSQWMTYHRLLSAQLAEIVGAQPEEVVAMNSLTANLHFLMVGFYRPTAERPAILMEAGAFPSDRYALESQVRFHGFDPDTDLIEVQPGADGLFGIDAVAAAIEEHGHRLALVLWPGVQYRTGEAFDLAEITRLGHAAGAVVGFDLAHAAGNLPLQLHDSDADFAVWCHYKYLNSGPGAVAGAFVHARHAITDRPRFAGWWGHDAATRFRMGPDFQPTPGAEGWQLSNPPILGLAPLRASLDLFTEAGMPALRSKSEALTGYLETLIRSQLDDVLDIVTPRDVARRGAQLSLRVRGGREQGRALFECLSDNGVLGDWREPDVIRISPAPLYNTHADVLRFVRTVARWRDA from the coding sequence ATGACCGATCCGCAGACCCTGTTCTCCGACGACTACGCCGCCGCCGCCGATGCCGCCGACCCGCTGCAGCGCTTCCGCGCGCAGTTCCATCTGCCGCGCTTCGGCGAGGTGGAACAGGCCTATTTCGTCGGCAATTCGCTCGGCCTGCAGCCGCGCGGCGCGCGCGCGCAGGTCGAGGACGTGCTCGACAAGTGGGCGATGGAGGCGGTCGAGGGCCACTTCCGCGGCAACTCGCAGTGGATGACCTATCACCGCCTGCTCAGTGCGCAGCTGGCCGAGATCGTCGGCGCGCAGCCGGAGGAAGTGGTCGCGATGAATTCGCTGACCGCGAACCTGCATTTCCTGATGGTCGGCTTCTACCGCCCGACCGCCGAGCGCCCGGCGATCCTGATGGAGGCCGGCGCGTTCCCGTCCGACCGCTACGCGCTCGAGTCGCAGGTGCGCTTCCATGGATTCGACCCCGACACGGATCTCATCGAAGTGCAGCCCGGCGCCGACGGCCTGTTCGGCATCGACGCGGTGGCCGCCGCGATCGAGGAGCACGGCCATCGCCTGGCCCTGGTGCTCTGGCCGGGCGTGCAGTACCGCACCGGTGAGGCCTTCGATCTCGCGGAAATCACCCGGCTGGGCCATGCCGCGGGTGCCGTGGTGGGTTTCGATCTTGCGCACGCAGCCGGCAACCTGCCGCTGCAGCTCCACGACAGCGACGCCGACTTCGCGGTGTGGTGCCACTACAAGTACCTCAACAGTGGCCCCGGCGCCGTGGCAGGCGCGTTCGTCCACGCGCGCCACGCGATCACCGACCGGCCGCGTTTTGCCGGCTGGTGGGGCCACGACGCGGCGACGCGTTTCCGCATGGGACCCGACTTCCAGCCCACGCCCGGTGCCGAAGGCTGGCAGCTCAGCAATCCGCCGATCCTCGGCCTCGCGCCACTGCGCGCCTCGCTGGATCTGTTCACCGAGGCCGGCATGCCCGCGCTGCGCTCCAAGTCGGAAGCGCTGACCGGCTATCTGGAGACGCTGATCCGCAGCCAGCTCGACGACGTGCTCGACATCGTCACGCCGCGCGATGTCGCACGCCGCGGCGCGCAGCTGTCCCTGCGCGTCCGGGGTGGCCGCGAGCAGGGCCGCGCCCTGTTCGAGTGCCTGTCCGACAACGGCGTGCTCGGCGACTGGCGCGAGCCGGATGTGATCCGCATTTCGCCCGCACCGCTCTACAACACCCATGCCGACGTGTTGCGCTTCGTGCGCACCGTGGCCCGCTGGCGCGACGCGTGA
- a CDS encoding amidohydrolase family protein encodes MLKIDIHAHYLPRDWPDLASKYGDARFPVIHHTADGRHRIYKDGRFFREIWSKTWDARERIDDYARFGVQVQVISTVPVMFSYWAKPAHALELHQSLNDHMAATVAAHPRHYAGIGTVPMQSPRLAIQELERCVDQLGLQGVQIGSHIGDWNLDAPELFPFFEAAADLGAAILVHPWDMMGSESMPKYWLPWLVGMPAEQSRAACCLIFGGVLERLPRLKICMAHGGGSFPYTIGRIEHGFNMRPDLVATDNPHNPRGYLKQLYFDSWVADPRALQYLLDTCGTDRVMLGTDYPFPLGEQVPGAGIEEIPLDDASRARLYHGTALEWLGLSPGRFA; translated from the coding sequence ATGCTGAAGATCGACATCCACGCCCACTATCTGCCGCGCGACTGGCCCGATCTGGCATCGAAGTATGGCGATGCGCGCTTCCCGGTGATCCATCACACCGCCGATGGTCGCCACCGCATCTACAAGGACGGGCGTTTCTTCCGCGAGATCTGGTCCAAGACCTGGGATGCGCGCGAGCGCATCGACGACTACGCGCGGTTCGGCGTGCAGGTACAGGTGATCAGCACGGTGCCGGTGATGTTCAGTTACTGGGCCAAGCCTGCGCACGCGCTGGAACTGCACCAGTCGCTCAACGACCACATGGCCGCGACGGTCGCGGCGCATCCGCGCCATTACGCCGGCATCGGCACGGTGCCGATGCAGTCGCCGCGGCTGGCGATCCAGGAGCTGGAGCGGTGCGTCGACCAGCTCGGCCTGCAGGGCGTGCAGATCGGCAGCCACATCGGCGACTGGAATCTCGACGCGCCGGAACTGTTTCCCTTCTTCGAGGCCGCGGCGGACCTCGGCGCGGCGATCCTCGTCCATCCCTGGGACATGATGGGCAGCGAGTCGATGCCCAAGTACTGGCTGCCGTGGCTGGTGGGCATGCCGGCCGAGCAGTCGCGCGCGGCCTGCTGCCTGATCTTCGGCGGGGTGCTCGAGCGGCTGCCCAGGCTCAAGATCTGCATGGCGCACGGCGGCGGCAGTTTCCCGTACACGATCGGCCGCATCGAACACGGCTTCAACATGCGCCCCGACCTCGTCGCTACCGATAACCCGCACAATCCGCGCGGGTATCTCAAGCAGCTGTATTTCGATTCCTGGGTGGCCGATCCGCGTGCGCTGCAGTACCTGCTCGACACCTGCGGCACGGACCGCGTGATGCTCGGCACCGACTATCCGTTCCCGCTCGGGGAACAGGTGCCCGGCGCCGGCATCGAGGAAATCCCGCTCGATGACGCCTCGCGCGCACGGCTGTATCACGGCACAGCGCTCGAATGGCTGGGCCTGTCGCCCGGCCGCTTCGCGTGA
- a CDS encoding 3-hydroxyanthranilate 3,4-dioxygenase: MIPGPLNLKKWIDEHRHLLKPPVGNKCIYDGEFIVMVVGGPNARTDYHYEEGPEWFHQLEGEMVLRIQEDGQVRDIPIRAGETFLLPPKVPHSPQRGPDSIGLVIERKRLPHEQDGLLWFCERCNHKLFERYFHLHDIEQDFPPVFDLFYGSIEHRSCEACGHLNPRPVRYDPDPDTLADIT, from the coding sequence ATGATCCCCGGACCGCTGAACCTAAAGAAGTGGATCGACGAGCACCGCCACCTGCTCAAACCGCCGGTCGGCAACAAGTGCATCTACGACGGCGAGTTCATCGTCATGGTGGTCGGCGGCCCGAACGCACGCACCGACTATCACTACGAGGAAGGCCCGGAGTGGTTCCACCAGCTCGAAGGCGAGATGGTGCTGCGCATCCAGGAGGACGGTCAGGTCCGCGATATTCCGATCCGCGCCGGCGAGACCTTCCTGCTGCCGCCGAAGGTGCCGCATTCGCCGCAGCGCGGCCCCGATTCGATCGGCCTGGTCATCGAGCGCAAGCGCCTGCCGCACGAGCAGGACGGCCTGCTGTGGTTCTGCGAACGCTGCAACCACAAGCTGTTCGAGCGGTACTTCCATCTCCACGACATCGAGCAGGATTTCCCGCCGGTGTTCGACCTGTTCTACGGCTCGATCGAGCACCGCAGCTGCGAGGCCTGCGGCCACCTCAACCCTCGCCCTGTCCGCTACGATCCCGATCCCGACACGCTGGCCGACATCACCTGA
- a CDS encoding RidA family protein codes for MTEAIQASAAPRPVGRYPHARRAGGLLFLSGIGPRDPASDSVPGNVFDDRGSVVAHDIAAQTRAVFANVRAVLEASGARWEDLVDVTVYLTDMAGDFAGYNAIWAEYFPDPATAPCRTTLGIDALPTPIAIEMKCIATSGREPMPLARPAGEAGTTGAADDGVSAADAGHPNSPPHAPQE; via the coding sequence ATGACTGAGGCCATCCAGGCCTCGGCCGCGCCGCGCCCGGTCGGGCGCTATCCGCATGCACGCCGCGCCGGCGGGCTGCTGTTCCTGTCGGGCATCGGTCCGCGCGATCCGGCCAGCGATTCGGTGCCGGGCAACGTGTTCGATGATCGGGGCAGCGTCGTCGCACACGACATCGCCGCGCAGACGCGCGCCGTGTTCGCTAACGTGCGCGCGGTGCTCGAGGCCAGCGGCGCGCGGTGGGAAGACCTGGTCGACGTGACCGTCTACCTCACCGACATGGCCGGTGACTTCGCCGGTTACAACGCGATCTGGGCCGAGTATTTCCCCGATCCTGCCACCGCGCCCTGCCGCACGACGCTTGGCATCGACGCCCTGCCGACGCCGATCGCGATCGAGATGAAGTGCATCGCAACCTCAGGTCGCGAACCGATGCCCCTCGCGCGCCCTGCTGGAGAGGCGGGGACCACCGGCGCAGCCGATGATGGGGTGAGCGCAGCGGACGCCGGCCACCCCAACTCCCCGCCACACGCGCCACAGGAGTGA
- the can gene encoding carbonate dehydratase: MGELDKLLQNNRDWAERAVRDDPDFFHRLENQQTPKYLWIGCSDSRVPANQILGLDPGEVFVHRNVANVLSHGDLNALSVIQFAVDVLKVEHILLVGHYGCGGVHAAMTGARVGLVDNWLRHVADVNHKHAGLLAAVDDINLRHARLCELNAVEQALNICQTTVIRDAWARGQKLAVHGWVYALGDGRVRELGMDVASHAEIGPAYDAAVADIARVVARGRRDD; encoded by the coding sequence ATGGGCGAACTCGACAAGCTGCTGCAGAACAACCGTGACTGGGCCGAGCGCGCGGTGCGCGACGACCCGGATTTCTTCCACCGGCTGGAGAACCAGCAGACGCCGAAGTACCTGTGGATCGGTTGCTCCGACTCGCGCGTACCCGCCAACCAGATCCTCGGCCTGGATCCGGGCGAAGTCTTCGTCCACCGCAACGTTGCCAACGTGCTGTCGCATGGCGACCTCAACGCGCTGTCGGTGATCCAGTTCGCGGTCGATGTGCTCAAGGTCGAACACATCCTGCTGGTCGGCCATTACGGCTGCGGTGGCGTGCACGCGGCCATGACCGGCGCGCGGGTCGGCCTGGTCGACAACTGGTTGCGCCACGTGGCCGACGTCAATCACAAACACGCCGGTCTGCTGGCCGCCGTGGACGACATCAACCTGCGCCATGCTCGGCTGTGCGAGCTCAATGCCGTGGAGCAGGCGCTCAACATCTGCCAGACCACGGTGATCCGCGACGCATGGGCGCGCGGGCAGAAGCTCGCCGTGCACGGCTGGGTCTACGCGCTGGGTGACGGCCGCGTGCGCGAACTCGGCATGGACGTCGCTTCGCACGCCGAGATCGGCCCGGCCTACGACGCCGCGGTGGCGGATATCGCGCGCGTGGTCGCCCGCGGCCGCCGCGATGACTGA
- a CDS encoding aldehyde dehydrogenase, with product MPRLPALSGNAGSGKLAAMQRLMHWIDGAARAPGSDRWLPVHEPASGRVYAEVAAGSADDVAAAVTAAARAAPAWAALPNSARAAWLERLAAALEARIDDFAHVEARDGGKPFALARDAEIPRAVANLRFFAHAATQFASESHHGEAGLNYTLRTPLGVVATISPWNLPLYLFTWKIAPALAAGNTVVAKPSEVTPASATLLAELSGEIGFPPGVINVVHGSGADVGDALVDDPRVRAVSFTGSTAVGRRIGARTGAALKKASLELGGKNATLVFADSDWETQLGTLVRSAFQNSGQICLCGSRILVERGIYETFRERFVAEALALRVGDPMDSDARMGPLVSQAQFDKVLAAIERARAEGGHVLCGGHALARPGWFVAPTVIDGLGPDCATNREEIFGPVVTLQPFDDDAQALALANAGDYGLSASIWTRDLVRAHRLAAALRVGMVWINTWLMRDLRTPFGGTGASGLGREGGMEAMRFFTEPKNIGLSLE from the coding sequence GTGCCCCGCCTGCCAGCACTGAGCGGCAACGCCGGCTCGGGTAAGCTGGCGGCCATGCAACGACTGATGCACTGGATCGATGGCGCGGCGCGCGCGCCCGGCAGCGACCGCTGGCTGCCGGTGCACGAGCCGGCGAGCGGACGCGTCTATGCCGAAGTCGCGGCCGGAAGCGCCGACGATGTCGCCGCAGCGGTCACCGCCGCGGCCCGCGCGGCGCCGGCCTGGGCCGCCCTGCCCAACAGCGCGCGCGCGGCCTGGCTGGAGCGACTGGCTGCGGCGCTGGAGGCGAGGATCGACGACTTTGCCCATGTCGAAGCGCGCGACGGCGGCAAGCCCTTCGCGCTGGCACGCGATGCGGAGATTCCGCGCGCCGTGGCCAACCTGCGCTTCTTCGCCCACGCGGCCACGCAGTTCGCCAGCGAATCGCATCACGGCGAGGCGGGCCTGAACTACACGCTGCGCACGCCGCTGGGCGTGGTCGCGACGATCTCGCCGTGGAACCTGCCGCTGTACCTGTTCACCTGGAAGATCGCGCCGGCGCTCGCGGCCGGCAATACCGTGGTCGCCAAACCGTCGGAAGTGACGCCGGCGAGCGCGACCCTGCTGGCGGAGCTTTCGGGCGAGATCGGCTTCCCGCCGGGCGTGATCAATGTGGTGCACGGCTCCGGCGCGGACGTCGGTGACGCCCTCGTCGACGATCCGCGCGTGCGCGCGGTGTCCTTCACCGGCAGTACCGCAGTCGGCCGACGCATCGGTGCACGCACGGGCGCGGCGCTCAAGAAGGCATCGCTGGAACTCGGTGGCAAGAACGCGACCCTGGTCTTCGCCGACAGCGACTGGGAGACGCAGCTCGGCACCCTGGTGCGCTCGGCGTTCCAGAACAGCGGGCAGATCTGCCTGTGCGGCTCTCGCATTCTGGTCGAACGTGGCATCTACGAGACCTTCCGCGAGCGCTTCGTCGCCGAGGCGCTGGCCCTGCGGGTCGGCGATCCGATGGATTCCGATGCACGCATGGGTCCATTGGTTTCGCAGGCACAGTTCGACAAGGTGCTCGCCGCGATCGAACGCGCGCGCGCCGAAGGCGGCCATGTGCTTTGCGGTGGCCACGCGCTCGCGCGGCCGGGATGGTTCGTCGCGCCGACGGTCATCGATGGCCTCGGCCCCGACTGCGCGACCAACCGCGAGGAGATCTTCGGCCCCGTCGTCACGCTCCAGCCCTTCGACGACGACGCGCAGGCCCTCGCCCTGGCGAATGCCGGGGATTACGGCCTGTCGGCGTCGATCTGGACACGCGACCTGGTCCGCGCCCACCGTCTGGCGGCTGCGCTGCGCGTGGGCATGGTCTGGATCAACACCTGGCTGATGCGCGACCTGCGCACGCCATTCGGCGGCACCGGCGCGTCCGGTCTGGGCCGCGAGGGTGGCATGGAAGCCATGCGTTTCTTCACCGAACCGAAGAACATCGGCCTGTCTCTGGAATAA
- a CDS encoding DNA-formamidopyrimidine glycosylase family protein yields MPEGPETHELADRLSTLLVDEVLTQARFIDPRLQRKRGLLEGKRVLAVEARGKALLTAVSSGWTLYTHSQLFGFWRLVDDVDALPDGARPRVLLVTARGAAALYAAPSISLWRTDELDAQPYLAKLGPDVLDPAVDAAGLLAHMDTPRFAGRTLAVLLLDQGFAAGMGNYLRSEVLYHARLSPYRILRDLTAAERRRLAKALLDVPRRAYRAKHGDILPPGKDYLARTRATFGFEVYEHKGDPCPRDGGTIVEERLAARRLYWCPACQH; encoded by the coding sequence ATGCCGGAAGGTCCCGAAACCCACGAACTTGCCGATCGCCTGTCGACCCTGCTGGTCGACGAGGTACTCACGCAGGCGCGTTTCATCGATCCCAGGCTGCAACGCAAGCGCGGCCTGCTGGAGGGCAAGCGGGTGCTCGCAGTGGAAGCGCGCGGCAAGGCGCTGCTGACGGCCGTCTCCAGCGGGTGGACCCTCTATACCCACAGCCAGCTGTTCGGATTCTGGCGTCTGGTCGACGATGTCGACGCGCTGCCCGATGGCGCCCGCCCACGCGTATTGCTGGTGACCGCGCGCGGGGCCGCGGCGCTGTATGCCGCCCCCTCCATCTCGCTGTGGCGCACCGACGAGCTCGACGCGCAGCCCTACCTCGCCAAGCTCGGCCCGGACGTGCTCGACCCGGCGGTCGATGCGGCCGGGTTGCTCGCGCACATGGACACCCCGCGCTTCGCCGGACGCACGCTGGCCGTGCTGCTGCTCGACCAGGGTTTCGCCGCCGGCATGGGCAACTACCTGCGCTCGGAAGTGCTCTACCACGCGCGCCTGTCGCCCTACCGCATCCTGCGCGACCTGACGGCCGCCGAGCGCCGGCGGCTGGCGAAGGCGCTGCTGGACGTACCGCGGCGCGCGTATCGCGCCAAGCACGGCGACATCCTGCCGCCGGGCAAGGACTATCTCGCGCGGACCCGGGCGACGTTCGGATTCGAGGTCTACGAGCACAAGGGCGACCCCTGCCCGCGCGACGGCGGCACCATCGTCGAGGAGCGGTTGGCCGCGCGCCGACTCTACTGGTGCCCCGCCTGCCAGCACTGA
- a CDS encoding SDR family oxidoreductase produces the protein MDLDLTGRHALVCGASEGIGRATAHELALLGASVTVLARRADALAIVRDALPAAHGQHHHLLAVDMDRTADLEATVTAHVAAHPAQILIHNTGGPAGGSAHEAPLDAFEAAFRRHLLGGQVLVQAVLPAMRAAHWGRIVNVVSTSVREPIAGLGVSNTVRGAVASWAKTLSRELAPEGITVNNVLPGYTRTGRIDQIVADRVRRTGQDEAAVLASMRANVPAGRFAEPAETAGVIAFLCSPAAAYVTGVSLPVDGGRMASI, from the coding sequence ATGGATCTCGATCTCACCGGCCGCCACGCCCTCGTCTGCGGGGCCTCCGAGGGCATCGGCCGCGCGACCGCGCATGAGCTCGCCCTGCTTGGGGCCAGCGTCACCGTGCTCGCCCGCAGGGCCGATGCGCTGGCGATCGTCCGCGATGCGCTGCCCGCGGCGCATGGCCAGCACCACCACCTGCTGGCCGTGGACATGGACCGGACCGCGGATCTGGAGGCGACCGTCACCGCGCATGTCGCGGCGCATCCGGCCCAGATCCTGATCCACAACACCGGCGGGCCGGCCGGAGGCAGCGCGCACGAAGCGCCCCTCGACGCCTTCGAAGCGGCGTTCCGCCGGCATCTGCTGGGCGGCCAGGTACTGGTGCAGGCGGTGCTGCCGGCGATGCGCGCCGCCCACTGGGGCCGTATCGTCAACGTGGTTTCGACCTCGGTGCGCGAGCCGATCGCCGGTCTGGGCGTATCCAATACCGTGCGCGGCGCGGTCGCCAGCTGGGCCAAGACGCTCTCGCGCGAGCTCGCGCCCGAAGGCATCACCGTCAACAACGTGCTGCCCGGCTACACGCGTACCGGCCGCATCGACCAGATCGTCGCCGACCGCGTGCGCCGCACGGGTCAGGACGAAGCAGCGGTGCTGGCCTCGATGCGGGCGAACGTGCCGGCCGGACGCTTCGCCGAACCCGCCGAGACTGCTGGAGTGATCGCGTTCCTGTGCTCGCCGGCCGCGGCCTATGTCACCGGCGTGAGCCTACCGGTCGACGGCGGGCGGATGGCCTCGATCTAG
- a CDS encoding FMN-binding negative transcriptional regulator, whose translation MSTPRAFIDPDPARLDALLDAHPFVTLVTVRDGAPDASHVPVLARRENGNLVLEGHWARANPQAHAGEDVLVLVQGPHAYLSASWYPDKGERARVPTWNYVVAHLRGRFERFDNEDALGDLVARTALRFETQTGGDWRYDHTDPRERAQLRGIVGFRVRVHATELTRKLSQNHPEANRAAVVEALQSRPGDNARAIAALMRSGLTSHIQPEP comes from the coding sequence ATGAGCACGCCGCGCGCCTTCATCGACCCGGATCCCGCGCGTCTCGATGCGCTGCTGGACGCACATCCCTTCGTCACGCTGGTCACGGTGCGCGATGGCGCCCCGGATGCGAGCCATGTGCCGGTGCTCGCGCGGCGCGAGAACGGAAACCTCGTCCTCGAGGGCCATTGGGCCCGCGCCAATCCCCAGGCCCACGCGGGCGAGGACGTCCTGGTGCTGGTGCAGGGCCCGCACGCCTACCTGTCGGCGAGCTGGTACCCCGACAAGGGCGAACGTGCGCGCGTCCCGACCTGGAACTATGTCGTGGCCCATCTGCGCGGCCGCTTCGAACGCTTCGACAACGAAGACGCGCTTGGCGATCTGGTCGCGCGGACCGCGCTCCGTTTCGAAACCCAGACCGGCGGCGACTGGCGCTACGACCACACCGATCCGCGGGAACGCGCGCAGTTACGCGGGATTGTCGGCTTCCGCGTGCGCGTGCACGCCACCGAACTGACCCGCAAGCTCAGCCAGAACCATCCCGAGGCGAACCGCGCAGCGGTCGTCGAGGCACTGCAATCGCGCCCCGGCGACAACGCGCGCGCGATCGCTGCACTGATGCGGAGCGGTCTGACCTCCCACATCCAGCCGGAGCCCTGA